A window of Epinephelus fuscoguttatus linkage group LG24, E.fuscoguttatus.final_Chr_v1 contains these coding sequences:
- the LOC125885060 gene encoding uncharacterized protein LOC125885060 isoform X9 gives MFSLCQRGFPPGALTCSPCVSVGFLQVLPHVLPVSAWVSSRCSDMFSLCQRGFPPGALTCSPCVSVGFLQVLRHVLPVSAWVSSRCSDMFSPCQRGFPPGALTCSPCVSVGFLQVLRHVLPVSAWVSSRCSDMFSPCQRGFPPGAPASSHSPKTCRLIGDSKLSVGVNVSVNGCLSLS, from the exons atgttctccctgtgtcagcgtgggtttcctccaggtgctctgacatgttctccctgtgtcagcgtgggtttcctccag gtgctcccacatgttctccctgtgtcagcgtgggtttcctccaggtgctctgacatgttctccctgtgtcagcgtgggtttcctccaggtgctctgacatgttctccctgtgtcagcgtgggtttcctccag gtgctccgacatgttctccccgtgtcagcgtgggtttcctccaggtgctctgacatgttctccccgtgtcagcgtgggtttcctccag gtgctctgacatgttctccctgtgtcagcgtgggtttcctccaggtgctccgacatgttctccctgtgtcagcgtgggtttcctccag gtgctctgacatgttctccccgtgtcagcgtgggtttcctccaggtgctccagcttcctcccacagtccaaagacatgcaggttaattggtgactctaaattgtccgtaggtgtgaatgtgagtgtgaatggttgtctgtctctatcgtga